A segment of the Trifolium pratense cultivar HEN17-A07 linkage group LG7, ARS_RC_1.1, whole genome shotgun sequence genome:
ccacccaaacccaaacccgcaacacatttgaaaataatttgcaaatttaagaaaattaaattccaacatagactttgaattaaattacaactaaaatcaaggtcttccaaggaaattcaaacatagactttcaagaaattacaacatagactttcaagaaattaaattacaactaaaatttaaggtcttccaaggaaattgaggggaACTAtgagggtaattaggtaattataaaatatttcgggtgggtgtatgggtttcgggtgtgggtttgaccgataccaaacccacacccatattatcgggtgtcacccgaacccaaacccaaacccagtcaaatcgggtttcgcccgttgacttgggtttgggttcgggtgggtctctcgggtttgggtttttttgccatccctactcACGGATGCATCGGTGCAAGTTCAACTTTGTAGTCATAAGGGATCACTTTGTAGTTGATCCAGTACAAAGTGTTATAAAATCAAAAGTGTTGATCTTAATTAAAAAGTGTTAGTGTGTTACATTAAATTAGACTAGGTTTTGCAAATTGTATCTATTGaaaaatttatagatttttaaaGTACATAGATTTTTTTGACTTTTAAAGTACATAATTATCGCTCTTCAATAACTAGATACATATTAAATTTTCTTGTTTCTATATCAATTTTTACATTCATCAGTTTTATCTAGACATTTCAAATCAAATGATGATCACACAATTTTCATTCAAATAttatagatatatttttttattgtatattttatatCTTGCAgatttcttatgttttatttttatataatggAAATAAAAATGGCCAAAGGTGAACTCTCATCATTTTtagtaatattaaaaattacttGGTAGGATGGAGTTCGATTATTGGTTTGGGCATGTAGCTAGGCATGACAACTGGGCGGAGCggaaaaaaacttataaagtCCGGGTATCCTATATCTGTCCCAATTCCTAACAATGAAAAGTAGAATTCTAAACTCATACCATATGGTGTTCTGGTATCCCCATGAGTATCGATATCCCCGCCAAGCCACCACACTCCCACAAAAACTTGAGTGacattttggtatttttctaaGAAAAAGTTAAAAGCGCAAATCTATTTTGGCAAGCTTAGGTTCTCCAAGGTTGAAAGTTCTCAAAAGAGGGTGAGTATGGTAGTTTAAAGGCTTTCTTTGGTTGTCGTGGATTTCTTTCAAGACTTATTGAATGAAATTAAAGATGTGTGTGCACTAAACTCTCACTCCATAATACACTTTGTATTGATTTTCCTTTTTCAGTATGCACTCGTTAGCATGAACCTATGATTTACCTTGTCTGTTACATAGAGAGTAGACTTGCAGAACGTTTTTCCCTCAGATCAGAGAAATGCTATCTTATATTATGTTTATGCTGTTTTGTACAGTATGTGCCCCATGCAGAGGATTCGGTTCTTGGAATGGTCGTCGACTCCAGATCAGATGTaagaaagtttatattatgACATTAACAATTATCATGGCTAGCTGTTGATGGATCTGGGAAGACATTAATGAATTAGGTGTTCGTAAATGTTATACCAAGGATAAGAAGATTGAGGTTAAAACTTGTGCCTTTGAGTAGTATGTTATTGTCAAAAACAAAGATTGACACCAGTTATGCACCTTCAATTCAAGTCATGAAGGAAGATACAAACGATGATAACTAGTCACAAGCAGTTAGTGCCAGCTCACGACAGTTAGCAACTGTTATTCAGTTAGTTAGAGCTCTTACTTGTACTATAAGTAATCATTGTGTGAATAATGCAAGGGAAATTTACTCTTTGCTTCTTATCTTCTATGCTTTTCCTATGATACGAGAAATTGTATGTTATTTGTAGGCTTCTCAGTTCACCTACATGTCTAGTACTTGATACTTTAGGGAAGAAACTCTCTTTCGAGATAGCAAAGTACAATACACAATCAGGACACAAATCAGGACTTGCCAAAATACAGAAGTAGCACAAGgcacaacaaaagaaaaccaaAGAGCAGTGTTTCTTGAGTACAAAAAACTAAAGTgatagcttgtagaatggtggCCAACCTCTGAgaacttaatatatatatatataaaaaaataataataataataataataataaaaagaaaagagaaagagatatAAAGGAGGGGAGAATAAACAAAGCTTCCCCAAGATTTgtataaaagtaattaaatatttgaattttcgTATTGAATTGTGTAACTTAATTAATCCATAAAACTACGAATAGACAGCCGGAGTTGGTAACAGTTTAATTTGTATGAAATAGTTTCAAGTAAGATTCAGATACAGTTTCAAAAACGCAAATTGCAACATTAAAATCACACACAATACAGCTGAAGTTGTCATGTCTAGTCCCCATATATTTTGCATTTCATAGTTTGTGAACCATCATAgcctaaaaatatataatttaaatttatttataaacatttaataaaatatattaagtaCTTATATTATACTTTTATTCATTAAACTTAATTCAACCacccctccttttttttttggtcaaatttaCACTCTCTAGAACTTAATATaaggaaaattaaaaaatttagtcaaactatttttagataataaaataaattaaaaaacaaagtaaacagtaaaaaataataaatatgtaaAATATTAATCCATTTTTTGACCAATTATTAATTCTTATAAGTTATTATTTGACTGATTTAATGATATATTAATATAGTaatcatttttaaataaaaaaagtaatcatttttatttttttactgaaaaaaaaagtaatcacGAACTTTTAACCAACCATATTAAACTTTTTGTCATAGTATATAACAtgataattttaatattgttaCAATTATTTGCCTTTACAATGAGGGCTCACGTTTTACGCACGAATATCCtggttaaataaaaaaaatattttatctaaGGTATccttcaaatttcaattttcatcgTCATTGCTGACTCAGCTGATATATCTTATACAgcgtcatatttttttttttttttcacttatgTCATTTTTCCTTGATTTCTGTAATATCCTTCAAAGTCTTCATAGACACTCGAGTTAAGTTTCAAGCTTTTTCTcaatttctcttttattttttgagatgTTCTTTGTTCTTTGACTAGTGGGTACATGAACATGATGCTCAAGAATGGTATGtttcttcttatttattttctcccttttgctatttttttattgtgatcAACGATTGCAAATTTCGAATTTGAATTGGGTTTGAGTGTTGgaataatttaagtttatttcttaaaattaaagtgttttaATTTGGGTTCTTTTTGTGTTTAGGGTTTCATTATTAATTTGCAAATTGGGAGATTTTTATTGTACAAAAAAGTGGGGGATTTTTATTGGTGAATTTCTAGGTTTTCAAAAATGAAGAACATGGAAAAGCAAAATGTGAATTTGGTTGTAAACAAATCAGGGAAGAACATGAAAAAGAATCATTTGGAAAAGCAAAATGTGAATTTGGTTGTAAACAAATTAGGGAAGAACATGAAAAAGAATCATTTACAACATACAATTCATGTTCGCAACAATATTATACTTAGAAATAGATATCCTTATCCCCATCCAGAAGAATTTCACTTTGTTCACAAAGATGATTTCAAGGATTTTGTTCAACACATGACTAGTGGAACAAAAGTCAATCATTCAAAACCTCTAGTTGAGAATACAAGGTTGCAGAAAAATAGGCCTCAATCATTGTCCATAGTGAGGCCACAAGTTCCAGTCCAGGTTCCAGCTTGGGCGCCAGTAGCTCCACCATTGTCCATAATGAGGCCACATGTTCCAGTTCAGGTTCCATCTTTGGCGCCAATAGCTCCTCCATTAGCTTCAAAGAATGCACTGCCTACATATCCTTTGCAGCCTGATTCAGAACCTTCTTTTGCTGAAAATTCACAGACCAGTGTTGTGGAATCTTCGACTTCTGCTTTCTTGAGAAATTTCAAAGACTCGATGATGGAATTTGGTAATTCAAGTGGTAACCAGTTAAATCCTCTCGCATGTCAAACCCAAGTGGTTAACAATATTGAGCCTTATCAACTTTCGTCTTCTTTGTCTCTTGGTCCTGTATTGCCTATGATTGCTACCAACCAAAATTTGCCTATGAATAATGGTAACCAATCTATGAATGATTTCTCTTCCCCACAAACAAATGGTCCTCAATCACCAAGTTCTGAATTTTCCATACCATGGCCAACAAGTAACATGAATTTGGTATCCCCTCAATCGCCTTATAGCCCTCTATTGTCACCAAGCCTTTTTTCGCCACCATCACCTGAATTCCCTTTCCAACCATATCTACAAAATAATGGAATTTCAAGCTCTTATCCCGGGTCTCCAGTTTCTACAGAAAATTTTCCTTTCTAAAGTTCGAAGAAGCCAAATGATCAATAGCCTTCTCATGCTTCATTGAGGGATTCCGTTTAATTATGTTTATCTTAGTTCAGTATTTAAgagtatttttgttttgttatgtaGAGATActcttttgaaataaaaatatctaaTGGATTTCATTTCAAAATGCATTGAAGTGTTGATCTTATTCGGCAAGATGATATTACAATGAtattatgtatttatttaacattttatttcttattttattaatgGTGTAATTCCTAAAGACAACCTAAGAGTGGGTGGGGTGGGGGTGGGGGTGGGGTGGGGTGGGGTGAATTAAGATTGTATGATTTTTTTGACTTTCttgtaatatttaattttatggaaGCGAGGTTATGAATTGTTATGGAAGTTTAAAACTAGTGCACAAAATTAAAGAGAGTATGGAAAGAAAAAtgacacaaatttttttatatttgttccCATTCTGATTTAAGGATAAATTCAGTCTCTCTGACTGCTTCAGAGAATTTTactatgttaatttttttgttataagaGAGTCTCTCCCCATAGTTTCCCTAACAACCTTCCTATACAAACAAGATATCATCTCATTATCTTTAACTGACCCCCAAATCAGATTATACTCATGatgaaggcaaaaaaaaatcctatCAAACAATGATGAGAATTTTACAAACAAACAATGAAGAAATATTGTATGGCCGTAATCAAGTCAATATCACTAAtacctaccaaaaaaataaatcaatattaCTTTAACGATTGTATATGACTTAGTGCTCAGAAACTTCTCATGCTTCATTAAGCGATCCCTTTTTAGTTGTGTTGATCTTAGATCAcaatttaagagtttttttttttttttttactttcaccaccagtttaatctggttcggagtttagttctgacatcaagtggttccagcctctTCCCGATCGCAGTCatggggatcgaaccgtggtctctcataccaagttcagcaccaatcaccacaAAACCAACAAACGATTGGTCAAAATGCATTgatttctttttatgttttttgtacTATACATGGCCAATATTTTTAAGTATTGATCATATTTGGCAAGTGATATTACAATGGAAGATTTTTTGTATTtctttaacattttattttctattttattaatggCTGTTTTGgaagaatttttttgttgacatgaattgagacaaaaaaataaaaacgaaGAAACATGATAACTTTTGTACCAAATTTGAGTGAATTAactagttttgatttttttctaaaactcggtatccctattttttttttttaaaccagtTTTGATTTTATCTCGTAGTTTTGTGTGAAAAAACATTTGTAAACTATTTATCTtgtacatttttcttttttattatctGCATCTCTATTATATTATCTCTATCTCTATTATATACATAGTGAGATTCCCACGAAGCTCTCTCGTGCATTCTCatataaattgcttatgtgtcatttaattaaaaatattgtttacgTGACATTAAATTGAATCTTCTGTAACCCATTATTTATAAAAAGGATCTCGTATCTCACTTATTTGTTTGATTAATTGTTGGATTTTGGATATATACAAATTAATccgtaaaaaaaacaattaaattaatcgGATATATACATGCTTTAATCggatattaattaattggatatataCAAGCTTATACAAATTTATGTTCTATTATATATACGGAATTCATTCATTGTGTAGCCTCGGTGCACAccacaatttttaaatttattccttATAATCGTGCTTCAAAATCCGTTTCTcctatttttctataatttatgGTTTTGTGCTTatctttatttgtttttgttgggtttttgtatgattggctacattttgcaaaaacatatcttagccaagtgttgagacaaatgtgctgactccaagtgttgtgacaaatgttgttacactttggaacaacacctgactctgttctgcgcgtgccagctagatgttattattttctactcaatcttttgaagatctgtttgaagaattgtttcaaggtttcttacagaggaaggcgcacgtgtttaatgtgtttcatgaggcagccaaaccctagttttattttccaaaggaattatatttttggaaaatatatttttgcgttttcaaaaatataactattgttttcaaaaatatatcattgctgccgcaattctataagccctaattttgtcttgaagcccaagtccactagtaaaaatatgacatattacttaAGAAGTTTACATCTGTGgaacatatgtcagatgtaataAGCTATATGGAGTAGGGTTTTCATCTGGTTTCAATATCCACAGAAGTGAAAAATACATAGACacaactttttacatctggtcATAATATAACCAGAAGCAAAGCTGAATGCGGTGGCAATCCTGTAATTATGGTGAGAATTGTGTAACTCGCAGTACTATCATGATCTCACTCATCTCTCTCACGCACTGCTCACTCGATTTCTCTCACTTCTCACTCGAACCCTAGCGGCCTTATCTCTCTCACGATCGATCTCGTCTTCTCTCTCACTAATCTCACTCGAACTCGGCGGCGTCATCTCTCTCACCGACCTCACGTACTCGCTCATCTTTGTCGTCTCTCTGTCTCACTGAAACACGAATTGATGGCTGAATCGGAAATTCCAAAACCCAGTGAAACATGAATTGAAGGTTGAAGCACTCATATCTGTCTTCTCTCTCGTTTCATCTTCTCTAGCCCTAAACCCAGAGAAAAGGTCAAACCCTAATTTACTCATGGTTTTTTTGAGTTAATTACTTTGTTTGGTTTTTGATTTCAATGGTATTGAGGAGTGATatattatgaattatgaataattttttgtttgattatgaataatttttttagttggGTTTTTGAATTTAGTGGTATTGTGTTCAAATTAGCTTCAATTTTATGGTTTTCATAATTAAATTAGGTCATTTGAGTGATTCAGTTTGTGTTCAACTTATTGTTCAATTGTTTTACTCTATAATCCTCTTATTGATAGTGTGTATGGAAAACATGGAAGATCAATCCCTTGAATCTACAGTTTTTATTCAGGAGGAAAATCATAATCACATGGCTGTATTTAAATTGCAGAAAGCATACAAGAGTTTTCGCACACGAAGAAAGCTACCTGAGTAAAAACTTCAAATTTGGAGCAGTTTCTCTCGGGTTCATTTTGTTATTGTACTAGTAAGCATTCTGCTTAGGTAAGATGACCTACattctatcaaaatattttgacaGATTCGGCAGTTTCGTGACTCTTATAACTTTTACAGTTGAATGATTGAAGAAGGGATCCAGACTATAAGAAACAATTGGGATATTGATGGAAGCAATTTGTTGGATATCTATGCAGGTATGTAGTGTAGGTTCtgatattcaaaaaaaaaagatgtagtGCAGATTCTGGCCACAACCTATCATATAAACATGATCCAATTATGTATTGTATGTtttgttattaaaattattttagccTCTGATGtgacttttatttttgttggacTGCTTTGATATCCATGTGTGATGTCTTTCCATCTGCTGACCGTGATAATTTTTGCTCTCGGACAACGCTTTGGTGGTGGTCCTCTTGATCTAATCTCCGGATTCACCGTCATCATCAATGTTAGTCCATTGTGAGTCTTGAATAAGATTGAGATGGTTCTCTTTTCTAACACAGTCTTGAATAAATATCACTTTGTATTAATTTCATGTCCTGTTGGTAACTTAATTTAACATGTTAGCTATTACCATGTTCTTGATGTCACATGTAGGGAGTTATTATGCATGTATAAATATTCAATATGAATGTATTTATTTTGCAATAATACTTGATCATTATCCCTTACATTCCAATAATACAATTTATGCTTTTGAAAGTGAACTAAAATTTCACTTTGACTTTATTACATTTGTGTTTTAACTCATTTGATTGAAGTATTGAATTTGTAGAGTATAGAGAAGTATAGTTAAAAATAACATGATCCAGTCATTGACTAAGCATCTCTTCAACAAGGTTTGTCTTCTAAGTTTACTCTGGTATAATCAGCCACCATGACTCTTTTTTTCAGGTAGTAGTTTGATTTTGTTATGTCTCTTTGATTTCAGCTTGTAGGACTAGGTTTTGATGCAATTTTGGCTTTCATATTCACTAATGTATAACACTAAGGCTCTGCagcttttttctatttttttagttagttttagactctctttgtttttttttacaaaagagttAGTTTTAGACTTTTAGTAGTCACAATTTGTTGAATTCTGTTTTTGGTGAGTTTATCATGAAATTCTGTTTGCATGTTCTTTGTTGAATTCATATGAGAATTCCATTCCAATATCAATTTCTACAGCTTCCTCATTGCTTATATTTTTCCTCTTTGATTGCTTCCTAGACAGTATATGGACTATGTAAATCTTAAATGATGTTTCAGGCAACTACAAGATactgtgtttttattttacaaaatgaatTTATATGGACTTTCATTGATGTTGTTTTCAGGATTTTTAAACCTTGTTGAAGGAGAAAGACAAATTCAAACCTGGATGTTTTCAAGAAGGAGAAAGACAAATTCAAACCTGGATCTAAGGTAGAAGAAAATTAAGGGAGTGGCAGCAAAAGCTGCGTTTCTGTTACTGAACAGCTCGTCTAGCGAGAAGCATCATCGCCTAGCGAGGACAGCAGCGTGCTCTGCCTGTGTGTGTTGTTCTTTCCCCTATCCAACCATTCTTGATCATAGGTAAGCAAACTCAAGCTCTTTTCCTTCTCTCCAGGATTATTCTATTCTTTTGGTGTTAGAAATATCACTAATCTCATTCACTAATTTGTCTCTTTTGTCTGCAGCTTCACATTGAGTAGGGTACTGtgctcccccccccccccccccaaaaaaaagaGACTGCAGCTATTTAGGAGCGAGGCCGGGTTTCTCTCTTATTTGACGTTGTACATTGTTTAGCTTAAGTTTTGGTAAGTTGCTATATAGGAGCTCTTAGATCTTGCGAACTGTCTTGATTTTGATGACAATATTAGTGATGCAATTTAGGAAAGGGATGTATAGTATGGTGCTATTGTACATATGTGATTTGAATTTAATAAGTATTAGGCTTTGGCATTTTAGTGTGGTGAACTATCTTGATTTAGGAAGGGATCTAGGTATGTGTGAAGTTATTGTATGGTGAATTGTTTTGATATTAATTTTGGATGTTGAATGGTACATATTAGCATTGTTAACATTACTATTTGCCTTAATTCGAATGTAGTGTCATGttcttgatttttaattttggatGTTTGTTGtgaaattatgtttatatatgcaagttatgttatatatatatatatatatatatatatatatatatatatatagtcttgCTGGCTTGTGggttagattttaaaaaaatcaggatttaaaattaaaaaaaaaaggtgaggTTTTCACATCTGGTGGAAAGcttggccagatgtaaaaagtccaatttaatttaaaaaaataataattgaaaaaatggTCAACTGAAGCACGAGAACAGAGGTAAAAAGTGTTGATTTTACATCTGGCtaagtcagatgtaaaacgcGTAAACTTATTATATCTTGTGCGTCTACATCTGACAGGCTGCAGATGTAAAATGGGtttttggccagatgtaaaaagtgttttctgtactagtggTCGTtcaactactataaatacgaaggcaagcatatggtttcaagtatctaaaatcgtgtattacaaagcgtgtgtttttagggattttagagtgttaattgtgagcctttcttgtatctcattgatgcatgcttaggacctgagtgttattgagttgtaagtgtgaacttctcctaagctttgaagtacggagattgttctattgtgttgtgtggtttactcgcaagcttttaagcaagagtgaatcctagtttcttaggagtgtgtctccacctgttgtgattgttgaattgaataacaacgctgtctgtgttgttaaggtgggaattgagacggggtctcatatctaggagttcctaggtagaagtgtcattgggtagtgattaagtgagaagttgtaaacgggtgagtttagcttcgaagtaatactgctgatagtggacttcattcctggattggtatcccccagagtaggctttaggctgaactgggttaacaactcttgtgtgttatttactttactgtttgtattgttttatgttatttgctctgtttatagacaaattttggcgcaccagtaacaacatctgtctacaacagacaagtgttgctacaccttgagcaacacctgtccactgtgtgccaggaatttcagttttttttatttcgatAGGATGAATATCACGGTGGATGTAGAGGTAGAGCGAATGACAAATAATTTTGTTGGCTAAGGTGAATGTTTatagaacatttttttttactcgtATGATGTTTAAATTATAGTTAAAATACTTTATATTGTTCAAAAACTGAGctcattcataataattttatgtttcttgatgacgttagtcattacatggaaataaagaccattttcaagtgattttagaggtttttgacctaaatcatgaagaataagacattgatttgaagctacatgcgaagGAAGAGAGCAAATGAAAATTGTTGGATTTTATAGCatttttacgcctggggcggaattctttacgcctggggcggaaatttcactgaagaaccaagattgctcactgttttgccgtttcaggcggaaaaagctgtgcctgaaacgtaattctttacgcctgaggcggaaattctgtgcctcaggcggaaaacgttacttttgatcatttttataaaaaggaaacatcAGATCTGGATCATTATCGAATTTTTGAGACTGAGAACAACATTTGGAGCTattttggaggatcaagagcgaccaagcaaggattcaagtgtggaaacacatcaagattcttcttgtaattatgctttctttcattttatttgatgtaatttctgaatttgcaatgtctagctaaattctcatgattggtccttaggtgattctaattacttttgatcttgaactatgtgattgtcatatgatatgattaatgaattacgaagttagttt
Coding sequences within it:
- the LOC123896440 gene encoding protein HAIKU1-like; its protein translation is MKNMEKQNVNLVVNKSGKNMKKNHLEKQNVNLVVNKLGKNMKKNHLQHTIHVRNNIILRNRYPYPHPEEFHFVHKDDFKDFVQHMTSGTKVNHSKPLVENTRLQKNRPQSLSIVRPQVPVQVPAWAPVAPPLSIMRPHVPVQVPSLAPIAPPLASKNALPTYPLQPDSEPSFAENSQTSVVESSTSAFLRNFKDSMMEFGNSSGNQLNPLACQTQVVNNIEPYQLSSSLSLGPVLPMIATNQNLPMNNGNQSMNDFSSPQTNGPQSPSSEFSIPWPTSNMNLVSPQSPYSPLLSPSLFSPPSPEFPFQPYLQNNGISSSYPGSPVSTENFPF